TGGCATGGGAAGAAGATACGGAAGATGGACGAGAAAAGCGACACGCAACTTGCAGCTGGAATGAAGAAACTCGGCCGGGCAGGCCGTAATGGCGACGTATCGTACTTGTACTGGCTGTGTTGAAGTTGATGTTTACGACTTAGGAAACGAGCACTGAGGACATCTCTTCGAaggaaagatttttttttttgtggataTTACGACTCAGGAACGACCATCAAAACGCTTTTTATCAGTGCTTTGCTTGCTAACAGTCCCGATCGAGTCCTGACGAACACTACGATAAACGGCGACCACGGTCCTTAAATTCAGGCGTTGCTGTTTCTTTGGGCCGGACTGAAACGCCCGCCGGCCCGCGCGACACAACTGGAAACGGGCCACAGAATTAAGCAGCGACAGTAAATGGCAGCAGCCGTTCTCGCCCCGATCGAGCGCGCCTCATCAAATACCAGGCCAACACGTTCACTGCTCGACACACTGAAGAACCGCCCCTAGCTTGCGATGGCGCCTCCTCAATCCGACGAGCAACTCGGCGCCGAGCCAGCAATGGAGGGTCTGACGATACCTCCTGATCAGAACGACGAGCCAACCATGGACGGCTACACTGTGCCTCCTCACGATCATTCCGTGGACCAGCTGATCGGGAACCTGCCTCCCATGCAAGACACGACGTTTATCCCGTACGCAGCGGTGGATTCCTCGCTgcgcgccatggccggccaGGCCGAGGGCTTCGGCCGCCACGCCATCGGcggcctccacggcgacgTCTACCATGTCACCACCCTCGCCGGTTGGCACTAAACTAAACACACCTCTCTCCGTCCTCCTCATCTAGCACGCCTTTACCGCCATTCCTGTCATAGATATAGTGATATCCTCATGTTCTTCAGACGACGGGCCGGGGTCGCTGCGGGTCGGATGCCGGAGGCAGGAGCCGCTGTGGATCGTCTTCGACGTGTCGGGCACCATCCACCTCTCATCAGGCCTCCGCGTGTCGTCCTACAAGACCATCGACGGGCGCGGGCAGCGGGTGACGCTCTCCGGCAAGGGCCTCCTGCTGCGTGAGTGCGAGCACGTGATCCTCTGCAACCTGGAAGTCGAAGGCGGGCGCGGGCACGACGCGGACGCCGTCCAGATCAAGCCCCGATCCAGGCACGTGTGGGTGGACCGCTGCGGGCTGCGGGACTTCGCCGACGGGCTCCTCGACGTCACCTGCGGGAGCACGGACGTGACGGTGTCCAGGTGCCGCTTCTCGGCGCACGACAAGGCCGTGCTCATCGGTgccagcagcggccacgtccAGGACAGGGGCATCCGGGTCACCATCCACCACTGCTTCTTCGACGGCACAAGGCAGCGGCAGCCCCGCGTCAGGTTCGGCAGGGTGCACCTCTATAATAACTACACCAGGGGCTGGGGCATCTACGCCGTCTGCGCCAGCGTCGAATCACAGGTGAATAGGTGATTGGTTTTATCGTTGCCCGCTTGTTGCTGCCAGCTGAAGTGTCTTGGTTGATTTTGTAATTCATCTGCTCGGCGTGTTCTGGCTGCAGATTGTCTCCCAGCACAACATCTACGAggcgggggagaagaagaaagcgtTCATGTACATGAACGAACAGGTCGTTACTTAAATTTGTGAATGGTGTTTTCCGgttaaattttgtactaacatGATATGTTGCTGAAACATGTTTGAGTTTGTGATTCATGC
The Brachypodium distachyon strain Bd21 chromosome 2, Brachypodium_distachyon_v3.0, whole genome shotgun sequence genome window above contains:
- the LOC100846807 gene encoding probable pectate lyase 4, with translation MAPPQSDEQLGAEPAMEGLTIPPDQNDEPTMDGYTVPPHDHSVDQLIGNLPPMQDTTFIPYAAVDSSLRAMAGQAEGFGRHAIGGLHGDVYHVTTLADDGPGSLRVGCRRQEPLWIVFDVSGTIHLSSGLRVSSYKTIDGRGQRVTLSGKGLLLRECEHVILCNLEVEGGRGHDADAVQIKPRSRHVWVDRCGLRDFADGLLDVTCGSTDVTVSRCRFSAHDKAVLIGASSGHVQDRGIRVTIHHCFFDGTRQRQPRVRFGRVHLYNNYTRGWGIYAVCASVESQIVSQHNIYEAGEKKKAFMYMNEQAADRDKSSSGSIRSEGDLFLNGAEDCNENDSEENLWDFEVKNCYQSCSAQPASLALKELLEYCTGWQPVPLPEDIRFAENCAAATTDI